The following DNA comes from Rhodanobacter sp. AS-Z3.
GGCATGAACGAAGCGTATTCGGATATCGCCGGCGAAGCGGCCGAATTCTATGACCGTGGCGCGGCCGACTTCCTGGTCGGCGCGGACATCGTCAAGGCCAGTGCCGGCATCGGCAATGCACTGCGCTACATGTGCAACCCGCCGCAGGATGGCGGCTCCATCGACAACGCGGCGAACTACACCTCCAGCCTCGATGTGCATTATTCCAGCGGCGTCTACAACAAGTCGTTCTGCCTGCTGGCCAAGACCAGCGGCTGGGATGTGAAGAAGGCGTTCCAGGTGTATGCGCTGGCCAACAAGTCGTATTGGACGGCGACCTCCACCTTCAACTCCGGCGCCTGCGGCGTGGAGTCGGCAGCGACCGACCTGGGCTACAACGCGAATGACGTGATTGCAGCGTTCAGTGGCGTGGGCGTGACCTGCCCGGGTACGGGTGGCGGCGGTGGTGGTGGCGGTACCGGTGGTGGCACCACCGAGCTGCAGAACAACGTCGGTGTGAGTGGCGTGTCGGCGGCGACGGGTGCGGACAGCAGCTACTTCATCACCGTGCCAGCCGGTGCCACTAACCTGGTGATGTCGATCTCCGGCGGCACGGGTGACGCGGATCTGTACACCAAGGCGGGCAGTGCGCCGACCACCAGCAGCTACGACTGCCGTCCGTACAAGACCGGCAATTCGGAAAGCTGCAGCGTGGCCTCGCCGGTGGCCGGCAAGTACTACGTCAACGTGCATGCCTACGCCGCGTATTCGGGCGTAACGGTGAAGGCTTCCTACACGACTGGCGGCGGTGGCGGTGGTGGCGGTGGCAGCAACGTGCTGCAGAACGGTGTGCCGGTGACCGGCCTGGCCGGTGCGAACAGCCAGGAGCTGAGCTACACCGTCACGGTGCCGTCAGGCAGCAGCCTGTCGATCGCGATGTCCGGTGGCACGGGTGATGCGGATCTCTACGTGAAGAAGAGCTCGGCGCCAACCACCAGCAGCTACGACTGCCGTCCGTACAAGACCGGCAATGCCGAATCCTGCTCGTTCAGCGGTGCTTCGGGCACGTATTACATCAAGGTGCGTGGCTACGCTGCTTTCTCCGGCGTTTCACTGAAGGCCAGCTGGTAAACCCCCAGACGGGTCAGGGATGATCCGTCGTTGTACTCAAGGAGCTGTGGTTGCAAAACGGGCCCGGTCGAATCGACCGGGCCCTTTCATTTGCGGAGCCTCAGCCGCTCACTTCTTCAAAGCGATTCGCGTCACGGTTCTTGCGCACCTTGGCCGGGTCCCACACGCGACCGTTCATGGCGATGTAGACGCCATCGGGCAACGTTTGCACGGCAGCCACCGCGCAACCGATATTGAACACCGCATCGGAACCCTGGAAGCGCGCTGGATTCAGTGCGCCGGTCAGCACGATCACCTTGCCCTTGATGTTGGCCAGTTCGCGTGCCGTCTCGACCATGGTGTCGGTGCCATGAGTGACCAGCACATGGCGGTGCGGTTGTGCCTCGATCGTCGAACGCACCAAGGCGCGATCGTCGGCGCCCATGTGCAGGCTGTCCTTGCGCAGGATCGGAATCACGTCGAAGTCGAAGGCGACGCCGAGATGGCCGAGGATCTCGCCGATCTGCGGCGCACCGATCTTGTAGTCGGACTTGTCGTCGAAGTAGATCTTGTCGATCGTGCCGCCGGTGGTGACGATGGTCAGATGCTGCATGTCGATGGCCGTTGAGAGAATCCGCGCATTTTAGCCCGTGCTGAGATCGGTGTGCCGGCAGGCGCCTGTTGGCTGGCGATTGCCACGACGCCGCTAGGAGCCCGCTGGCGGGCGATGCGGTGTCCTTGCCCGAGGCAAGAGCATCGCCCGCCAGCGGGCTCCTACGCCAGGTAACCTCTATCCCAGCAGCAAAGCCGTGTTGTCGACATCCGGCGCGACCAGTCGATCCAGTCCTCGCCCGACGAACCGATGGAGCGCGGCAGCGGGACGCGGATCGGCATGCTGGCTTGACCAGCTGGCCTGTCGCGCCAGCAACGCTGCGGCGGCACAGCGCGCCAGCGTGAAAGCGAGGCCGCGTGCGCCGGCTTCCAACTGGTCGCGTGTGGATGCGTGCTGGTCGAGCCAGCGTGCCGCTGCGTCCAGGGTTTGCCGGATCGCGCTGACGGCATGCATATCGTCGTTGCGCTCCAGCCAGGCCGCGCACGTGGTGCGCAGCGCTGCCAGGTTGTCGCCGGCCAGTGCGCGCAAGGTGTCCAGCGACAGCACATTGGTGGTGCCTTCCCAGATCGCGTACACCTGCGCGTCGCGAAGAAGTTGCGGCAGGCCGGTGTCCTCGATGTAGCCGGCACCGCCGAAACATTCCAGTGCTTCGGAACTTATCTGCACTGCCAGCTTGCCGGTCCACAACTTGGCCAGCGGGGTCAGCAGACGTAACGCAGTCGCCTCATGCGGCTCGGCGGCCTGCTGTTCGACCCGGCCGAGCAGATGCGCCACTTCGAAGGCCAGTGCGAAAGCGCCTTCGAACTCTGCCTGCATATCGGCCAGCGTGTGTGCGTGCAGCGGCTGTTCGATCAGCGGCCGGCCGAAAGCCTGCCGTCGCGTGGCGAAATCGCGCGCCAGACTGATCGCGCGCGCCATGCTGGCGACTGCACAGATCGTGTTCCAAGTGCGGGTAACGTTGAGCATCGGCGCCACCTGACGCACACCGTTGGCAAGCTCAGCCAACGGCCACGCGGGCAGTCCGTCGAGATGGATTTCTGCGGTGGGTAATTCCTGCGTGCCGAGTTTGTCTTTCAGCCGGTCGATCTGCAGCTGCGGCTTGCGCTGCGCGCCGTCCATCGTTTCGACATAGAACAAAGCCAGCGCGGCGGTGCCACGGGATGCTGCCCCTTCGGGACGAGCCAGCGCGAGCGCGGCTTCACCGACCACCGCCGAGCTGAACCACTTGCGCCCGTAAAGTCGCCATTGACCCTCGCTGTCCTGCCGCGCGACGGTTTCGGTGTTACCCACGTCTGAGCCGCCGTGGGTTTCGGTCATCCACTGCCCGCTGAGCCAGAGTGTCGAAGCATCGCGGCTCAGGAAATGCGGCAACGCGCGTTCGATCAACGCCTGATTGCCGGACGCCTTGATCGCGGTGGCCGCACCATCGGTCATCGCCAGCGGGCAGGTGTAGAACTCACTGGCCAGGTGATACAGGTAGACCCGTGCGAACTGCTCCAGCCGCGCGTGTTGATGGTTGGCGTGGCCGGCAGCGAGCACCGCGTGGCGAGTCGTCATCGATGCGCCTTCCTGCCACGCCGGCGTCAGTTCGATGCGGTCGACCCGGCGCCCCCACGCATCCCACTGGGTCAGCACTGGCTTGCGCCGCGTCGTGGTGCATACGCGCTGCCACGCGATCTGCGCGTAATCACCCAAAGCATCCAGATCGACGTCCAGCGTCGCGCGCCGCTCGGTGGGCAGCGCGCGATCGAGCAGCGCCAGCAGCGAACGGTCGCTGCGATACGGGTGAGAAAGTTGCGGCGGATCCTGCAGGAAGGCCATGGCGTGCTCCATCCGAAATCGAGGTGTCGAGTATAGGCACGCAGGCATTCGACGCGTGGTACTGGCATCATCGAACGTCGTTCCCCGATGCAGGCGCGCCTCATGCGATTTTCCGAAGCGATGCACAGTGTCACCCGCCACGGTGACGGTTGGCGGGCTTCGGTGAGCGAAGACTGGCTGCAAGGTCGCAGCGCCTTCGGTGGCCTGCAGGCAGCGCTGGCCCTGCGCGCCATGCGCGACCTGGTACCTGCAGACATGCCGCTGCGCAGCCTGCAAACCACTTTCGTCGCGCCGGTACCGGCTGGCACAGTGAGCATCCGTGCGCAGTGTCTGCGCCAAGGTCGCAGCGCGATCCAGGTCGAGGCCAGCCTGTGCGATGGCGATCAGACATTGTGTCGGCTGATCGGCGTGTTCGGCAACGCGAGACCGTCAGCCCTGGATTTCCAACCTGTGCAAGCGCCGGTGGAAAACGCGGCGGCGCCCGAGCTGCGCTACAGCGAAGGCCGCATGCCAGCGTTCACCCAGCACTTCGCCGCACGCTGGTTGCGCGGCGACCTGCCATTCAGCGGCGGCCAGCAACGCGAAAGCGTGTTGCAGCTTTCATTGCGCGACGAAGGTCCCGTTGACGAAACCCACGTGCTGGCCTTCGCCGACTTCATTCCGCCGATCGCCCTGTCGATGTTCGCCGCACCCACACCTGGCAGCTCACTCAGCTGGATGATCGAGCTGCTGCGCGATCGTTATGACGATCTCGGCACGGACAACTGGCGCGTCGACGCTGAACTCATTGCCGCTCGCGATGGTTACACCCATCAGAGCGTGATGCTGTGGGGGCCGCGTGGCGAAGCGGTCGCGCTGAGTCGGCAGAGCATGGTGGTGTTTGGGTGAGGGTGGCTACTGGCGCTGGCGTGGCAAACAAGCCGGATTCGTTCCTTCAAGCATCAGACGGTATGCGCGCGGTCCGATTTGCGCTTCACCCCAGCCCCCAGCACCCCGATCAGCAACACGGTCAGCACTATCTCCGCCACCCCCAGCCAGCGCTCCGTCGGCGAACTCCACGCCTCGGACACGCCGTGACAGAAGTAAAACAGACTGAGGATGCCGACCCAGAGCAGGGCGCGGCGCACGTCGCGGATGGCGAACAGGGGCAGCAATAGCGGGACGACGGTGATTCCCAGCAGCAAGCTCATTGGCATCTGCTGCGGCGGTACCAGCCAGGCGTGCCAGGCGAACTGCAACACGATCAGCAAGGCCCAGGCGATCAGGCCGATGCGGTAGACGGGCAGGATGGGAGTGCGCGCTGCGGTGCTCATGGGGTGATTACCAGTCGGCGGGCCACGTCGGCGAGTCGGCGGCCCAGCGCGCGGGCCAGTTCGCGTTCGTGTTCGCTGATCGAATTTTCACCCTTGGGGCCGGCGACATGGCTGGCGCCGTAAGGTGTGCCGCCGGTCTGGGTGATGCTGAGCGAGGCTTCGGTGAAGGGCAGGCCGACGATCAGCATGCCGTGGTGCAGCAGTGGCAGGGCCATCGTCAGCAAGGTGGATTCCTGACCGCCGTGCATCGTGCTGGTGGAGGTGAACAGCGCGGCCGGCTTGCCAACCAGGGCACCGCTGGCCCATTCGGCGCCGGTGCTGTCGAGGAAGTGTTTCAGCGGGGCGGCCATGTTGCCGAAGCGGGTCGGACTGCCCATGGCCAGGCCCACGCAGTCGAGCAGGTCCTGCTTCTGCACGTAGGGTGCGCCGTCCTCCGGTTCGGGCGGCTGGGCAAGTTCAGTGACCGGAGCAACCGGCGGCACCTGGCGCAGGCGTGCGCGCATGCCGTCGATTTCCTCGATGCCGCGGGCGATCAATCGCGCCAGTTGGGCGGTGTGGCCGCTGCGGCTGTAGTACAGGACCAGAACTTCGTGATTCATGCGGCGTCGACTCGGGCGTTTGAGGCTTTCACGGCCAATACGCTAGTGTACCGGCCGACACCCACCATGTTGGTGGCTTGTCGTTGGCGCCCGCTGCGGGCCGCTGACGAAAGGACAGTGATGATCCGGCGTTTCAATCGCGACCGCACCAAGACGTTCAGTCGTTTCATCTGGCAGCGCTTCGTCGATGACAAGTGCTTCGAGACGGCCGGCGCGTTGTCGTACACGACGCTGGTATCGCTGGTGCCGTTGACCGTCGCGGTGCTGGCGATGTTCTCGGCCTTTCCGGTGTTCCAGCCAGCACGCGATACCTTGATCAACTTCGTGTTCAACAATTTTGTCCCGTCGACCGGCGTAGCCGTGCAAAAGACGATGCTGGGTTTCGCAGCGAACGCGAGCAAACTCACCGGCATCAGTATCCTGGTGATGCTGTTCAGCGCGCTGTCGATGATGATCAGCATCGAAGATCGCTTGAACCGGATCTGGCGCGTGCATCAGGCGCGCGGTTGGGGTTCGCGTCTGCTGCTTTATTGGGCCGCGTTGACGCTGGGTCCCGTGCTGGTGGTTGGTGGCATTGCGGTGACCTCCTATGTGACCGCGGCGCCGCTGCTGCACAGTGCGGTCGATCAGTTTGATGCGATCACCCAGGGCTTGCTCAGCACGCTGCCGTTCGTGGTGACGTTCTTCACGCTGTGGCTGATGTATGCGGTGATACCCAACTGCAGGGTGTCACGACGCGATGCGGCGATCGGCGCGTTGCTGGGTGCGGTGTTGTTCGAGATCGCGCGCTGGGGTTTCGGCCAGTTCGTGCTGCACGCGCAGACTTACCAACAGATTTACGGCGTGCTGGCAGCAATCCCGATCTTCCTGTTGTGGATCTATCTGTCGTGGGTGATCGTGATTCTTGCCGCGTCGATCGCCGCTTCGGCTTCGGCGTTCGAATACCACGCGCCGAAGGAAACCCTGCCCGAGGGTGCCGAGTTTCTCGGATTGCTGGTGGTGCTGCGGCATTTTGTGGAGGCTCAGCGTTGTGGCGAGTGCGTCGACCCAGCCGACTTGCGCGTGCGCGAACCGTATTTGCGCAGCGCGCTGATCTCGGCGTATATCGATGACCTGGAACAGGCTGATTTGATCCGCCGTGGTGAGACGGGTGGCTGGCTGCTCAGCCGCAGCCTGGACAGTGCCGATTTGCTGCGGGTTTACCGACATACTGCCTACCGCCTGCCGCTGCAGCCGGTTCAAGAGGCCGCTGGACTGGGCATCGAATTGCCGGCGGAATTGCTGGCCATGCTGGCAGAGCTGGCCGGCGAGCTGCAGACGAAGTTGGGTGCCAAACTCAACGAAATCTATCCCCCGGCCGTCGACACGGCGGCTGACACCGAGGAACTTCCCGCATGACCTTGCTGCGCTCCCCCTTCTTCCGCTCGGCGGTGATTGGCCTGACGTTCGCCTTCGGCGTTTCGGCCCAGGCGGCCATGCCGGAGCAACCCTCGCTGCACGTCACCACGCTGGATGGCAAGACGTTCGATCTGTCGGCGCAACGCGGCAAGTGGGTGATCGTGAATTACTGGGCGACCTGGTGCGTGCCGTGCATCAAGGAGATGCCGGACATTTCGCGCTTTGTCGCCAGCCACAAGAATGTGGTGGGCATCGGCCTGGCCTATGACGACAGCGAAGCCGCCGATATCAAGGACTTCCTGGTCAAGCATCCGGTGGTGTAT
Coding sequences within:
- a CDS encoding YihY family inner membrane protein; the encoded protein is MIRRFNRDRTKTFSRFIWQRFVDDKCFETAGALSYTTLVSLVPLTVAVLAMFSAFPVFQPARDTLINFVFNNFVPSTGVAVQKTMLGFAANASKLTGISILVMLFSALSMMISIEDRLNRIWRVHQARGWGSRLLLYWAALTLGPVLVVGGIAVTSYVTAAPLLHSAVDQFDAITQGLLSTLPFVVTFFTLWLMYAVIPNCRVSRRDAAIGALLGAVLFEIARWGFGQFVLHAQTYQQIYGVLAAIPIFLLWIYLSWVIVILAASIAASASAFEYHAPKETLPEGAEFLGLLVVLRHFVEAQRCGECVDPADLRVREPYLRSALISAYIDDLEQADLIRRGETGGWLLSRSLDSADLLRVYRHTAYRLPLQPVQEAAGLGIELPAELLAMLAELAGELQTKLGAKLNEIYPPAVDTAADTEELPA
- the wrbA gene encoding NAD(P)H:quinone oxidoreductase is translated as MNHEVLVLYYSRSGHTAQLARLIARGIEEIDGMRARLRQVPPVAPVTELAQPPEPEDGAPYVQKQDLLDCVGLAMGSPTRFGNMAAPLKHFLDSTGAEWASGALVGKPAALFTSTSTMHGGQESTLLTMALPLLHHGMLIVGLPFTEASLSITQTGGTPYGASHVAGPKGENSISEHERELARALGRRLADVARRLVITP
- a CDS encoding pre-peptidase C-terminal domain-containing protein codes for the protein MPNHYRLKLLVAAIGMATASVATAATTKTLHAQNLGAVPASTLAAQLNLGQDMSLVARSSVAIANGHKVVRQQQMYRGVPVYGRSIAVVQDAQGNALRASGELMQDAQLGLSSVAPKLNATRVLSALRAHAHTTLVGGASISNQKTDLFVYPQDNGTARLVYRVSYFVNGANPSRPTAIIDANTGEVIQSWNGLTDASATGPGGNQKTGKYLYGTDYAALDVTQSGSTCTLQNANVKTYNLNHGTSGGSVVSFTCSNSDTDAINGAYSPVNDAHHFGGVVHDMYNAYTGAPPLNMQLRMNVHYKSNYENAFWDGSAMNFGDGASTFYPLVSLDVTSHEISHGYTEQNSGLQYTGQSGGMNEAYSDIAGEAAEFYDRGAADFLVGADIVKASAGIGNALRYMCNPPQDGGSIDNAANYTSSLDVHYSSGVYNKSFCLLAKTSGWDVKKAFQVYALANKSYWTATSTFNSGACGVESAATDLGYNANDVIAAFSGVGVTCPGTGGGGGGGGTGGGTTELQNNVGVSGVSAATGADSSYFITVPAGATNLVMSISGGTGDADLYTKAGSAPTTSSYDCRPYKTGNSESCSVASPVAGKYYVNVHAYAAYSGVTVKASYTTGGGGGGGGGSNVLQNGVPVTGLAGANSQELSYTVTVPSGSSLSIAMSGGTGDADLYVKKSSAPTTSSYDCRPYKTGNAESCSFSGASGTYYIKVRGYAAFSGVSLKASW
- a CDS encoding TlpA disulfide reductase family protein; protein product: MTLLRSPFFRSAVIGLTFAFGVSAQAAMPEQPSLHVTTLDGKTFDLSAQRGKWVIVNYWATWCVPCIKEMPDISRFVASHKNVVGIGLAYDDSEAADIKDFLVKHPVVYPIAQVSMENPPKDFDEPRGLPTTYLISPDGKVAKHIVGPVTEASLADMIGAK
- a CDS encoding asparaginase domain-containing protein, whose amino-acid sequence is MQHLTIVTTGGTIDKIYFDDKSDYKIGAPQIGEILGHLGVAFDFDVIPILRKDSLHMGADDRALVRSTIEAQPHRHVLVTHGTDTMVETARELANIKGKVIVLTGALNPARFQGSDAVFNIGCAVAAVQTLPDGVYIAMNGRVWDPAKVRKNRDANRFEEVSG
- a CDS encoding DUF2069 domain-containing protein, with amino-acid sequence MSTAARTPILPVYRIGLIAWALLIVLQFAWHAWLVPPQQMPMSLLLGITVVPLLLPLFAIRDVRRALLWVGILSLFYFCHGVSEAWSSPTERWLGVAEIVLTVLLIGVLGAGVKRKSDRAHTV
- a CDS encoding acyl-CoA dehydrogenase family protein, with amino-acid sequence MAFLQDPPQLSHPYRSDRSLLALLDRALPTERRATLDVDLDALGDYAQIAWQRVCTTTRRKPVLTQWDAWGRRVDRIELTPAWQEGASMTTRHAVLAAGHANHQHARLEQFARVYLYHLASEFYTCPLAMTDGAATAIKASGNQALIERALPHFLSRDASTLWLSGQWMTETHGGSDVGNTETVARQDSEGQWRLYGRKWFSSAVVGEAALALARPEGAASRGTAALALFYVETMDGAQRKPQLQIDRLKDKLGTQELPTAEIHLDGLPAWPLAELANGVRQVAPMLNVTRTWNTICAVASMARAISLARDFATRRQAFGRPLIEQPLHAHTLADMQAEFEGAFALAFEVAHLLGRVEQQAAEPHEATALRLLTPLAKLWTGKLAVQISSEALECFGGAGYIEDTGLPQLLRDAQVYAIWEGTTNVLSLDTLRALAGDNLAALRTTCAAWLERNDDMHAVSAIRQTLDAAARWLDQHASTRDQLEAGARGLAFTLARCAAAALLARQASWSSQHADPRPAAALHRFVGRGLDRLVAPDVDNTALLLG
- a CDS encoding thioesterase family protein codes for the protein MRFSEAMHSVTRHGDGWRASVSEDWLQGRSAFGGLQAALALRAMRDLVPADMPLRSLQTTFVAPVPAGTVSIRAQCLRQGRSAIQVEASLCDGDQTLCRLIGVFGNARPSALDFQPVQAPVENAAAPELRYSEGRMPAFTQHFAARWLRGDLPFSGGQQRESVLQLSLRDEGPVDETHVLAFADFIPPIALSMFAAPTPGSSLSWMIELLRDRYDDLGTDNWRVDAELIAARDGYTHQSVMLWGPRGEAVALSRQSMVVFG